From a single Lolium rigidum isolate FL_2022 chromosome 7, APGP_CSIRO_Lrig_0.1, whole genome shotgun sequence genomic region:
- the LOC124675357 gene encoding ubiquitin carboxyl-terminal hydrolase 3-like, with translation MAAPPSAAPACSGERWPPLESSPDVFNQFMWSLGVPQGEAEVHDVYGLDSDALAMVPQPVLAVIFCFPDPPESSSHPSEEVLATQHKETSDDVYFIKQIESLGNACGTITLLHAVGNACSESLLDNLCLDLFFKSTASMDPYERARVLEKDDDIARAHSLAASAGDTEVPDNVEEHYICFVALNGTLYELDGMKGGPIKHGSTSPESLLQDAVHIIKDIMHKIPSSMNFNVMVLSRTLK, from the exons atggcggcgccgccctccgccgccccGGCCTGCTCTGGCGAGCGGTGGCCTCCACTAGAGTCCAGCCCGGACGTATTCAACCAG TTCATGTGGTCGCTGGGCGTGCCGCAGGGCGAGGCAGAGGTCCACGACGTATACGGTCTGGATTCTGACGCGCTGGCGATGGTTCCCCAGCCCGTGCTCGCCGTCATCTTCTGCTTCCCCGATCCGCCTGAG AGTTCAAGTCATCCTTCAGAGGAAGTCTTAGCCACTCAACATAAG GAAACTTCGGATGATGTGTATTTCATAAAACAGATCGAATCATTAGGAAATGCTTGTGGAACTATTACTCTACTTCACGCTGTTGGAAATGCATGTTCAGAAAGTTTAT TGGATAACTTATGCTTGGACTTGTTCTTCAAATCAACAGCTAGCATGGACCCATATGAG CGTGCGAGAGTTTTGGAAAAGGACGATGACATTGCAAGAGCCCACTCATTGGCTGCCAGTGCTGGTGACACAGAG GTCCCTGACAATGTAGAAGAGCATTATATCTGTTTCGTGGCTCTTAATG GAACACTTTATGAGCTTGACGGGATGAAGGGTGGACCAATAAAGCATGGTTCCACATCTCCGGAAAGTTTACTGCAG GATGCTGTGCATATCATTAAGGACATAATGCACAAGATTCCCAGTTCGATGAACTTCAATGTCATGGTGCTATCAAGAACACTGAAGTAA